A genomic window from Phyllopteryx taeniolatus isolate TA_2022b chromosome 2, UOR_Ptae_1.2, whole genome shotgun sequence includes:
- the wt1b gene encoding WT1 transcription factor b isoform X1: protein MHVFGMWEETGGPGENPRRHRENMQTPHRQGRGLNPGPQNCEADALTSRPPCRPACGAMSMGSDVRDLTLLTPGPQVPPLGGAGGGCGQWTQLLDLHPGSPYNTLPSHHSLIKQEPSWGTADPIEDPHCGLGAFTLHFSGQFTGSGPCRVGAFGDPAPGQPRVFPNGTYLPGCVDSPPSSRNQGYGAMGLDGNPSYAHTASHHTPQLSSLSFKHEDTLSPPNNIVEQQYPPPPPHAPAPPVFGCHNPAESCPSNQALLLRNYNSDNLYQMASQLECVTWNQMNTLASSMKSGHTTSYDSEPIAPAPPMLVSAQYHIHTHGVFRGLQDVRRVPSLAPPVMKSSDPGEKRPFVCAHPGCSKRYFKLSHLQTHGRKHTGEKPYQCDFTDCGRGFSRSDQLKRHQRRHTGVKPFECETCQRKFSRSDHLKTHTRTHTGKTSEKPFTCRWSNCQKKFARSDELVRHHSMHQRNLTKLQPAI from the exons aacatgcaaactccacacaggcagggccggggattgaacccgggtcctcagaactgtgaggctgacgctctaaccagtcgcccaccgtgccgcccag CGTGTGGCGCCATGTCGATGGGCTCGGATGTCCGAGATCTGACTCTCCTGACTCCAGGCCCCCAGGTGCCCCCCCTAggtggggcaggaggcggctgCGGCCAGTGGACACAACTGTTGGACCTCCATCCCGGCTCTCCCTACAACACCCTGCCCTCTCACCACTCCCTCATCAAGCAGGAGCCGAGCTGGGGGACCGCTGACCCTATTGAGGATCCCCATTGTGGACTCGGGGCCTTCACGCTGCATTTCTCGGGCCAGTTTACAGGCTCGGGCCCATGTCGGGTGGGGGCCTTTGGAGATCCAGCACCAGGCCAACCCAGGGTTTTTCCCAATGGAACATACCTCCCCGGTTGTGTGGACAGTCCTCCTTCATCCAGGAACCAAG GTTATGGTGCAATGGGCTTAGACGGGAACCCCAGTTACGCTCACACGGCATCTCACCACACCCCTCAGCTCTCCAGCCTGTCCTTCAAGCATGAAGACACACTATCGCCGCCAAACAACATTG tTGAGCAGCAataccctcctcctcctcctcatgctCCTGCCCCCCCTGTGTTTGGGTGCCACAATCCTGCAGAATCCTGCCCAAGCAACCAAGCACTACTTTTGAGGAACTACAACAG TGATAACCTGTACCAAATGGCGTCTCAGCTGGAATGCGTCACGTGGAACCAGATGAACACGCTGGCATCTTCCATGAAGAG cGGCCACACGACCAGCTATGACAGCGAACCCATTGCCCCGGCCCCACCCATGCTGGTGAGCGCCCAGTACCACATCCACACACATGGTGTCTTTAGGGGGCTTCAG GATGTAAGACGGGTTCCTAGTCTTGCTCCTCCAGTGATGAAGTCATCTGACCCCGGTGAGAAGCGTCCATTTGTGTGCGCCCACCCCGGCTGCAGCAAGAGGTACTTCAAACTTTCACATCTGCAGACGCATGGACGGAAACACACAG GAGAGAAGCCGTACCAGTGTGATTTTACAGACTGCGGCCGTGGGTTCTCGCGCTCAGACCAGCTGAAGAGACACCAGCGCAGACACACAG GAGTGAAGCCCTTTGAGTGCGAGACGTGTCAGCGAAAGTTTTCACGGTCAGACCATCTTAAGACTCACACTCGGACTCATACAGGTAAAACAA GCGAGAAGCCGTTCACGTGCCGCTGGTCCAACTGTCAGAAGAAGTTTGCCCGCTCCGACGAGCTGGTGCGCCACCACAGCATGCACCAGAGGAACCTGACCAAACTGCAGCCTGCCATCTGA
- the wt1b gene encoding WT1 transcription factor b isoform X5: protein MLHSCGAMSMGSDVRDLTLLTPGPQVPPLGGAGGGCGQWTQLLDLHPGSPYNTLPSHHSLIKQEPSWGTADPIEDPHCGLGAFTLHFSGQFTGSGPCRVGAFGDPAPGQPRVFPNGTYLPGCVDSPPSSRNQGYGAMGLDGNPSYAHTASHHTPQLSSLSFKHEDTLSPPNNIVEQQYPPPPPHAPAPPVFGCHNPAESCPSNQALLLRNYNSDNLYQMASQLECVTWNQMNTLASSMKSGHTTSYDSEPIAPAPPMLVSAQYHIHTHGVFRGLQDVRRVPSLAPPVMKSSDPGEKRPFVCAHPGCSKRYFKLSHLQTHGRKHTGEKPYQCDFTDCGRGFSRSDQLKRHQRRHTGVKPFECETCQRKFSRSDHLKTHTRTHTGKTSEKPFTCRWSNCQKKFARSDELVRHHSMHQRNLTKLQPAI, encoded by the exons CGTGTGGCGCCATGTCGATGGGCTCGGATGTCCGAGATCTGACTCTCCTGACTCCAGGCCCCCAGGTGCCCCCCCTAggtggggcaggaggcggctgCGGCCAGTGGACACAACTGTTGGACCTCCATCCCGGCTCTCCCTACAACACCCTGCCCTCTCACCACTCCCTCATCAAGCAGGAGCCGAGCTGGGGGACCGCTGACCCTATTGAGGATCCCCATTGTGGACTCGGGGCCTTCACGCTGCATTTCTCGGGCCAGTTTACAGGCTCGGGCCCATGTCGGGTGGGGGCCTTTGGAGATCCAGCACCAGGCCAACCCAGGGTTTTTCCCAATGGAACATACCTCCCCGGTTGTGTGGACAGTCCTCCTTCATCCAGGAACCAAG GTTATGGTGCAATGGGCTTAGACGGGAACCCCAGTTACGCTCACACGGCATCTCACCACACCCCTCAGCTCTCCAGCCTGTCCTTCAAGCATGAAGACACACTATCGCCGCCAAACAACATTG tTGAGCAGCAataccctcctcctcctcctcatgctCCTGCCCCCCCTGTGTTTGGGTGCCACAATCCTGCAGAATCCTGCCCAAGCAACCAAGCACTACTTTTGAGGAACTACAACAG TGATAACCTGTACCAAATGGCGTCTCAGCTGGAATGCGTCACGTGGAACCAGATGAACACGCTGGCATCTTCCATGAAGAG cGGCCACACGACCAGCTATGACAGCGAACCCATTGCCCCGGCCCCACCCATGCTGGTGAGCGCCCAGTACCACATCCACACACATGGTGTCTTTAGGGGGCTTCAG GATGTAAGACGGGTTCCTAGTCTTGCTCCTCCAGTGATGAAGTCATCTGACCCCGGTGAGAAGCGTCCATTTGTGTGCGCCCACCCCGGCTGCAGCAAGAGGTACTTCAAACTTTCACATCTGCAGACGCATGGACGGAAACACACAG GAGAGAAGCCGTACCAGTGTGATTTTACAGACTGCGGCCGTGGGTTCTCGCGCTCAGACCAGCTGAAGAGACACCAGCGCAGACACACAG GAGTGAAGCCCTTTGAGTGCGAGACGTGTCAGCGAAAGTTTTCACGGTCAGACCATCTTAAGACTCACACTCGGACTCATACAGGTAAAACAA GCGAGAAGCCGTTCACGTGCCGCTGGTCCAACTGTCAGAAGAAGTTTGCCCGCTCCGACGAGCTGGTGCGCCACCACAGCATGCACCAGAGGAACCTGACCAAACTGCAGCCTGCCATCTGA
- the wt1b gene encoding WT1 transcription factor b isoform X2: MHVFGMWEETGGPGENPRRHRENMQTPHRQGRGLNPGPQNCEADALTSRPPCRPACGAMSMGSDVRDLTLLTPGPQVPPLGGAGGGCGQWTQLLDLHPGSPYNTLPSHHSLIKQEPSWGTADPIEDPHCGLGAFTLHFSGQFTGSGPCRVGAFGDPAPGQPRVFPNGTYLPGCVDSPPSSRNQGYGAMGLDGNPSYAHTASHHTPQLSSLSFKHEDTLSPPNNIVEQQYPPPPPHAPAPPVFGCHNPAESCPSNQALLLRNYNSDNLYQMASQLECVTWNQMNTLASSMKSGHTTSYDSEPIAPAPPMLVSAQYHIHTHGVFRGLQDVRRVPSLAPPVMKSSDPGEKRPFVCAHPGCSKRYFKLSHLQTHGRKHTGEKPYQCDFTDCGRGFSRSDQLKRHQRRHTGVKPFECETCQRKFSRSDHLKTHTRTHTGEKPFTCRWSNCQKKFARSDELVRHHSMHQRNLTKLQPAI; the protein is encoded by the exons aacatgcaaactccacacaggcagggccggggattgaacccgggtcctcagaactgtgaggctgacgctctaaccagtcgcccaccgtgccgcccag CGTGTGGCGCCATGTCGATGGGCTCGGATGTCCGAGATCTGACTCTCCTGACTCCAGGCCCCCAGGTGCCCCCCCTAggtggggcaggaggcggctgCGGCCAGTGGACACAACTGTTGGACCTCCATCCCGGCTCTCCCTACAACACCCTGCCCTCTCACCACTCCCTCATCAAGCAGGAGCCGAGCTGGGGGACCGCTGACCCTATTGAGGATCCCCATTGTGGACTCGGGGCCTTCACGCTGCATTTCTCGGGCCAGTTTACAGGCTCGGGCCCATGTCGGGTGGGGGCCTTTGGAGATCCAGCACCAGGCCAACCCAGGGTTTTTCCCAATGGAACATACCTCCCCGGTTGTGTGGACAGTCCTCCTTCATCCAGGAACCAAG GTTATGGTGCAATGGGCTTAGACGGGAACCCCAGTTACGCTCACACGGCATCTCACCACACCCCTCAGCTCTCCAGCCTGTCCTTCAAGCATGAAGACACACTATCGCCGCCAAACAACATTG tTGAGCAGCAataccctcctcctcctcctcatgctCCTGCCCCCCCTGTGTTTGGGTGCCACAATCCTGCAGAATCCTGCCCAAGCAACCAAGCACTACTTTTGAGGAACTACAACAG TGATAACCTGTACCAAATGGCGTCTCAGCTGGAATGCGTCACGTGGAACCAGATGAACACGCTGGCATCTTCCATGAAGAG cGGCCACACGACCAGCTATGACAGCGAACCCATTGCCCCGGCCCCACCCATGCTGGTGAGCGCCCAGTACCACATCCACACACATGGTGTCTTTAGGGGGCTTCAG GATGTAAGACGGGTTCCTAGTCTTGCTCCTCCAGTGATGAAGTCATCTGACCCCGGTGAGAAGCGTCCATTTGTGTGCGCCCACCCCGGCTGCAGCAAGAGGTACTTCAAACTTTCACATCTGCAGACGCATGGACGGAAACACACAG GAGAGAAGCCGTACCAGTGTGATTTTACAGACTGCGGCCGTGGGTTCTCGCGCTCAGACCAGCTGAAGAGACACCAGCGCAGACACACAG GAGTGAAGCCCTTTGAGTGCGAGACGTGTCAGCGAAAGTTTTCACGGTCAGACCATCTTAAGACTCACACTCGGACTCATACAG GCGAGAAGCCGTTCACGTGCCGCTGGTCCAACTGTCAGAAGAAGTTTGCCCGCTCCGACGAGCTGGTGCGCCACCACAGCATGCACCAGAGGAACCTGACCAAACTGCAGCCTGCCATCTGA
- the wt1b gene encoding WT1 transcription factor b isoform X4 — protein MLTEACGAMSMGSDVRDLTLLTPGPQVPPLGGAGGGCGQWTQLLDLHPGSPYNTLPSHHSLIKQEPSWGTADPIEDPHCGLGAFTLHFSGQFTGSGPCRVGAFGDPAPGQPRVFPNGTYLPGCVDSPPSSRNQGYGAMGLDGNPSYAHTASHHTPQLSSLSFKHEDTLSPPNNIVEQQYPPPPPHAPAPPVFGCHNPAESCPSNQALLLRNYNSDNLYQMASQLECVTWNQMNTLASSMKSGHTTSYDSEPIAPAPPMLVSAQYHIHTHGVFRGLQDVRRVPSLAPPVMKSSDPGEKRPFVCAHPGCSKRYFKLSHLQTHGRKHTGEKPYQCDFTDCGRGFSRSDQLKRHQRRHTGVKPFECETCQRKFSRSDHLKTHTRTHTGKTSEKPFTCRWSNCQKKFARSDELVRHHSMHQRNLTKLQPAI, from the exons ATGCTGACCGAAGCGTGTGGCGCCATGTCGATGGGCTCGGATGTCCGAGATCTGACTCTCCTGACTCCAGGCCCCCAGGTGCCCCCCCTAggtggggcaggaggcggctgCGGCCAGTGGACACAACTGTTGGACCTCCATCCCGGCTCTCCCTACAACACCCTGCCCTCTCACCACTCCCTCATCAAGCAGGAGCCGAGCTGGGGGACCGCTGACCCTATTGAGGATCCCCATTGTGGACTCGGGGCCTTCACGCTGCATTTCTCGGGCCAGTTTACAGGCTCGGGCCCATGTCGGGTGGGGGCCTTTGGAGATCCAGCACCAGGCCAACCCAGGGTTTTTCCCAATGGAACATACCTCCCCGGTTGTGTGGACAGTCCTCCTTCATCCAGGAACCAAG GTTATGGTGCAATGGGCTTAGACGGGAACCCCAGTTACGCTCACACGGCATCTCACCACACCCCTCAGCTCTCCAGCCTGTCCTTCAAGCATGAAGACACACTATCGCCGCCAAACAACATTG tTGAGCAGCAataccctcctcctcctcctcatgctCCTGCCCCCCCTGTGTTTGGGTGCCACAATCCTGCAGAATCCTGCCCAAGCAACCAAGCACTACTTTTGAGGAACTACAACAG TGATAACCTGTACCAAATGGCGTCTCAGCTGGAATGCGTCACGTGGAACCAGATGAACACGCTGGCATCTTCCATGAAGAG cGGCCACACGACCAGCTATGACAGCGAACCCATTGCCCCGGCCCCACCCATGCTGGTGAGCGCCCAGTACCACATCCACACACATGGTGTCTTTAGGGGGCTTCAG GATGTAAGACGGGTTCCTAGTCTTGCTCCTCCAGTGATGAAGTCATCTGACCCCGGTGAGAAGCGTCCATTTGTGTGCGCCCACCCCGGCTGCAGCAAGAGGTACTTCAAACTTTCACATCTGCAGACGCATGGACGGAAACACACAG GAGAGAAGCCGTACCAGTGTGATTTTACAGACTGCGGCCGTGGGTTCTCGCGCTCAGACCAGCTGAAGAGACACCAGCGCAGACACACAG GAGTGAAGCCCTTTGAGTGCGAGACGTGTCAGCGAAAGTTTTCACGGTCAGACCATCTTAAGACTCACACTCGGACTCATACAGGTAAAACAA GCGAGAAGCCGTTCACGTGCCGCTGGTCCAACTGTCAGAAGAAGTTTGCCCGCTCCGACGAGCTGGTGCGCCACCACAGCATGCACCAGAGGAACCTGACCAAACTGCAGCCTGCCATCTGA
- the wt1b gene encoding WT1 transcription factor b isoform X3: MHVFGMWEETGGPGENPRRHRENMQTPHRQGRGLNPGPQNCEADALTSRPPCRPACGAMSMGSDVRDLTLLTPGPQVPPLGGAGGGCGQWTQLLDLHPGSPYNTLPSHHSLIKQEPSWGTADPIEDPHCGLGAFTLHFSGQFTGSGPCRVGAFGDPAPGQPRVFPNGTYLPGCVDSPPSSRNQGYGAMGLDGNPSYAHTASHHTPQLSSLSFKHEDTLSPPNNIVEQQYPPPPPHAPAPPVFGCHNPAESCPSNQALLLRNYNSDNLYQMASQLECVTWNQMNTLASSMKSGHTTSYDSEPIAPAPPMLDVRRVPSLAPPVMKSSDPGEKRPFVCAHPGCSKRYFKLSHLQTHGRKHTGEKPYQCDFTDCGRGFSRSDQLKRHQRRHTGVKPFECETCQRKFSRSDHLKTHTRTHTGKTSEKPFTCRWSNCQKKFARSDELVRHHSMHQRNLTKLQPAI; encoded by the exons aacatgcaaactccacacaggcagggccggggattgaacccgggtcctcagaactgtgaggctgacgctctaaccagtcgcccaccgtgccgcccag CGTGTGGCGCCATGTCGATGGGCTCGGATGTCCGAGATCTGACTCTCCTGACTCCAGGCCCCCAGGTGCCCCCCCTAggtggggcaggaggcggctgCGGCCAGTGGACACAACTGTTGGACCTCCATCCCGGCTCTCCCTACAACACCCTGCCCTCTCACCACTCCCTCATCAAGCAGGAGCCGAGCTGGGGGACCGCTGACCCTATTGAGGATCCCCATTGTGGACTCGGGGCCTTCACGCTGCATTTCTCGGGCCAGTTTACAGGCTCGGGCCCATGTCGGGTGGGGGCCTTTGGAGATCCAGCACCAGGCCAACCCAGGGTTTTTCCCAATGGAACATACCTCCCCGGTTGTGTGGACAGTCCTCCTTCATCCAGGAACCAAG GTTATGGTGCAATGGGCTTAGACGGGAACCCCAGTTACGCTCACACGGCATCTCACCACACCCCTCAGCTCTCCAGCCTGTCCTTCAAGCATGAAGACACACTATCGCCGCCAAACAACATTG tTGAGCAGCAataccctcctcctcctcctcatgctCCTGCCCCCCCTGTGTTTGGGTGCCACAATCCTGCAGAATCCTGCCCAAGCAACCAAGCACTACTTTTGAGGAACTACAACAG TGATAACCTGTACCAAATGGCGTCTCAGCTGGAATGCGTCACGTGGAACCAGATGAACACGCTGGCATCTTCCATGAAGAG cGGCCACACGACCAGCTATGACAGCGAACCCATTGCCCCGGCCCCACCCATGCTG GATGTAAGACGGGTTCCTAGTCTTGCTCCTCCAGTGATGAAGTCATCTGACCCCGGTGAGAAGCGTCCATTTGTGTGCGCCCACCCCGGCTGCAGCAAGAGGTACTTCAAACTTTCACATCTGCAGACGCATGGACGGAAACACACAG GAGAGAAGCCGTACCAGTGTGATTTTACAGACTGCGGCCGTGGGTTCTCGCGCTCAGACCAGCTGAAGAGACACCAGCGCAGACACACAG GAGTGAAGCCCTTTGAGTGCGAGACGTGTCAGCGAAAGTTTTCACGGTCAGACCATCTTAAGACTCACACTCGGACTCATACAGGTAAAACAA GCGAGAAGCCGTTCACGTGCCGCTGGTCCAACTGTCAGAAGAAGTTTGCCCGCTCCGACGAGCTGGTGCGCCACCACAGCATGCACCAGAGGAACCTGACCAAACTGCAGCCTGCCATCTGA
- the wt1b gene encoding WT1 transcription factor b isoform X6, with protein sequence MLTEACGAMSMGSDVRDLTLLTPGPQVPPLGGAGGGCGQWTQLLDLHPGSPYNTLPSHHSLIKQEPSWGTADPIEDPHCGLGAFTLHFSGQFTGSGPCRVGAFGDPAPGQPRVFPNGTYLPGCVDSPPSSRNQGYGAMGLDGNPSYAHTASHHTPQLSSLSFKHEDTLSPPNNIVEQQYPPPPPHAPAPPVFGCHNPAESCPSNQALLLRNYNSDNLYQMASQLECVTWNQMNTLASSMKSGHTTSYDSEPIAPAPPMLVSAQYHIHTHGVFRGLQDVRRVPSLAPPVMKSSDPGEKRPFVCAHPGCSKRYFKLSHLQTHGRKHTGEKPYQCDFTDCGRGFSRSDQLKRHQRRHTGVKPFECETCQRKFSRSDHLKTHTRTHTGEKPFTCRWSNCQKKFARSDELVRHHSMHQRNLTKLQPAI encoded by the exons ATGCTGACCGAAGCGTGTGGCGCCATGTCGATGGGCTCGGATGTCCGAGATCTGACTCTCCTGACTCCAGGCCCCCAGGTGCCCCCCCTAggtggggcaggaggcggctgCGGCCAGTGGACACAACTGTTGGACCTCCATCCCGGCTCTCCCTACAACACCCTGCCCTCTCACCACTCCCTCATCAAGCAGGAGCCGAGCTGGGGGACCGCTGACCCTATTGAGGATCCCCATTGTGGACTCGGGGCCTTCACGCTGCATTTCTCGGGCCAGTTTACAGGCTCGGGCCCATGTCGGGTGGGGGCCTTTGGAGATCCAGCACCAGGCCAACCCAGGGTTTTTCCCAATGGAACATACCTCCCCGGTTGTGTGGACAGTCCTCCTTCATCCAGGAACCAAG GTTATGGTGCAATGGGCTTAGACGGGAACCCCAGTTACGCTCACACGGCATCTCACCACACCCCTCAGCTCTCCAGCCTGTCCTTCAAGCATGAAGACACACTATCGCCGCCAAACAACATTG tTGAGCAGCAataccctcctcctcctcctcatgctCCTGCCCCCCCTGTGTTTGGGTGCCACAATCCTGCAGAATCCTGCCCAAGCAACCAAGCACTACTTTTGAGGAACTACAACAG TGATAACCTGTACCAAATGGCGTCTCAGCTGGAATGCGTCACGTGGAACCAGATGAACACGCTGGCATCTTCCATGAAGAG cGGCCACACGACCAGCTATGACAGCGAACCCATTGCCCCGGCCCCACCCATGCTGGTGAGCGCCCAGTACCACATCCACACACATGGTGTCTTTAGGGGGCTTCAG GATGTAAGACGGGTTCCTAGTCTTGCTCCTCCAGTGATGAAGTCATCTGACCCCGGTGAGAAGCGTCCATTTGTGTGCGCCCACCCCGGCTGCAGCAAGAGGTACTTCAAACTTTCACATCTGCAGACGCATGGACGGAAACACACAG GAGAGAAGCCGTACCAGTGTGATTTTACAGACTGCGGCCGTGGGTTCTCGCGCTCAGACCAGCTGAAGAGACACCAGCGCAGACACACAG GAGTGAAGCCCTTTGAGTGCGAGACGTGTCAGCGAAAGTTTTCACGGTCAGACCATCTTAAGACTCACACTCGGACTCATACAG GCGAGAAGCCGTTCACGTGCCGCTGGTCCAACTGTCAGAAGAAGTTTGCCCGCTCCGACGAGCTGGTGCGCCACCACAGCATGCACCAGAGGAACCTGACCAAACTGCAGCCTGCCATCTGA